The Dioscorea cayenensis subsp. rotundata cultivar TDr96_F1 chromosome 7, TDr96_F1_v2_PseudoChromosome.rev07_lg8_w22 25.fasta, whole genome shotgun sequence genome includes a region encoding these proteins:
- the LOC120264680 gene encoding PGR5-like protein 1A, chloroplastic isoform X2: protein MPAAAAAAAAVVVPSLHLQRQRFSSPRKRILPRARSYGATRSGAVPSSFAAEGPSCLFVGPIETASKEMLEALYLQLKLRIYGSKSVVKYPRCSLRQQSTYADAEEDPSQVFALAGIWTLLLVFGASVLVAPAIFTIGQAFKDGVSSSMLLFNGAKSPPDMLVMVNRVLFVGLGFLVGFPVASASVKALEGLWRRDLVALKGSCPNCGEEVFAFVKTDKPFQRGHSAECHVCGSALEFRTKVEQSTTRYGNHWVYGRVYLVRRT, encoded by the exons ATgcccgccgccgccgccgccgccgccgccgtcgTCGTCCCTTCCCTTCATCTCCAGCGGCAGCGATTCTCCTCGCCGCGCAAGAGGATCCTGCCCCGAGCGCGCAGCTACGGCGCTACTCGTTCAGGTGCTGTACCTTCTTCCTTCGCGGCTGAAGGACCATCTTGTCTCTTCGTTGGACCCATTGAGACCGCCAGCAAGGAGATGCTTGAAGCCCTCTATCTCCAG TTGAAGCTAAGAATATATGGTTCGAAATCTGTCGTTAAATATCCTCGATGTAGCCTTAGACAACAATCAACTTATGCAGATGCTGAG GAGGACCCTTCACAAGTATTCGCATTAGCCGGCATATGGACTTTGTTGCTTGTGTTCGGGGCTTCTGTCTTAGTTGCCCCTGCTATTTTTACCATTGGCCAAGCATTTAAAGATGGTGTCAGCAGCTCTATGCTTCTTTTCAATGGTGCGAAATCTCCACCTGATATGCTTGTGATGGTTAATAGGGTTCTGTTTGTTGGACTTGGatttttggttggttttcctGTGGCTTCTGCTTCTG TAAAAGCACTTGAGGGCCTATGGAGGCGTGATCTTGTGGCGCTCAAGGGTTCTTGTCCGAACTGTGGTGAGGAG GTCTTTGCTTTCGTTAAGACCGATAAACCTTTTCAGCGTGGACATAGTGCAGAATGTCATGTGTGTGGGTCTGCATTGGAATTTCGCACCAAGGTGGAG CAATCCACGACGAGATATGGCAATCACTGGGTTTATGGTCGTGTTTATCTGGTACGAAGAACTTAA
- the LOC120264680 gene encoding PGR5-like protein 1A, chloroplastic isoform X3, which yields MPAAAAAAAAVVVPSLHLQRQRFSSPRKRILPRARSYGATRSGAVPSSFAAEGPSCLFVGPIETASKEMLEALYLQARDAYYSGKPLIVDDMFDKVELKLRIYGSKSVVKYPRCSLRQQSTYADAEEDPSQVFALAGIWTLLLVFGASVLVAPAIFTIGQAFKDGVSSSMLLFNVKALEGLWRRDLVALKGSCPNCGEEVFAFVKTDKPFQRGHSAECHVCGSALEFRTKVEQSTTRYGNHWVYGRVYLVRRT from the exons ATgcccgccgccgccgccgccgccgccgccgtcgTCGTCCCTTCCCTTCATCTCCAGCGGCAGCGATTCTCCTCGCCGCGCAAGAGGATCCTGCCCCGAGCGCGCAGCTACGGCGCTACTCGTTCAGGTGCTGTACCTTCTTCCTTCGCGGCTGAAGGACCATCTTGTCTCTTCGTTGGACCCATTGAGACCGCCAGCAAGGAGATGCTTGAAGCCCTCTATCTCCAG GCGCGTGATGCTTATTATAGTGGTAAACCATTGATTGTTGATGATATGTTTGATAAAGTTGAG TTGAAGCTAAGAATATATGGTTCGAAATCTGTCGTTAAATATCCTCGATGTAGCCTTAGACAACAATCAACTTATGCAGATGCTGAG GAGGACCCTTCACAAGTATTCGCATTAGCCGGCATATGGACTTTGTTGCTTGTGTTCGGGGCTTCTGTCTTAGTTGCCCCTGCTATTTTTACCATTGGCCAAGCATTTAAAGATGGTGTCAGCAGCTCTATGCTTCTTTTCAATG TAAAAGCACTTGAGGGCCTATGGAGGCGTGATCTTGTGGCGCTCAAGGGTTCTTGTCCGAACTGTGGTGAGGAG GTCTTTGCTTTCGTTAAGACCGATAAACCTTTTCAGCGTGGACATAGTGCAGAATGTCATGTGTGTGGGTCTGCATTGGAATTTCGCACCAAGGTGGAG CAATCCACGACGAGATATGGCAATCACTGGGTTTATGGTCGTGTTTATCTGGTACGAAGAACTTAA
- the LOC120264680 gene encoding PGR5-like protein 1A, chloroplastic isoform X1: protein MPAAAAAAAAVVVPSLHLQRQRFSSPRKRILPRARSYGATRSGAVPSSFAAEGPSCLFVGPIETASKEMLEALYLQARDAYYSGKPLIVDDMFDKVELKLRIYGSKSVVKYPRCSLRQQSTYADAEEDPSQVFALAGIWTLLLVFGASVLVAPAIFTIGQAFKDGVSSSMLLFNGAKSPPDMLVMVNRVLFVGLGFLVGFPVASASVKALEGLWRRDLVALKGSCPNCGEEVFAFVKTDKPFQRGHSAECHVCGSALEFRTKVEQSTTRYGNHWVYGRVYLVRRT, encoded by the exons ATgcccgccgccgccgccgccgccgccgccgtcgTCGTCCCTTCCCTTCATCTCCAGCGGCAGCGATTCTCCTCGCCGCGCAAGAGGATCCTGCCCCGAGCGCGCAGCTACGGCGCTACTCGTTCAGGTGCTGTACCTTCTTCCTTCGCGGCTGAAGGACCATCTTGTCTCTTCGTTGGACCCATTGAGACCGCCAGCAAGGAGATGCTTGAAGCCCTCTATCTCCAG GCGCGTGATGCTTATTATAGTGGTAAACCATTGATTGTTGATGATATGTTTGATAAAGTTGAG TTGAAGCTAAGAATATATGGTTCGAAATCTGTCGTTAAATATCCTCGATGTAGCCTTAGACAACAATCAACTTATGCAGATGCTGAG GAGGACCCTTCACAAGTATTCGCATTAGCCGGCATATGGACTTTGTTGCTTGTGTTCGGGGCTTCTGTCTTAGTTGCCCCTGCTATTTTTACCATTGGCCAAGCATTTAAAGATGGTGTCAGCAGCTCTATGCTTCTTTTCAATGGTGCGAAATCTCCACCTGATATGCTTGTGATGGTTAATAGGGTTCTGTTTGTTGGACTTGGatttttggttggttttcctGTGGCTTCTGCTTCTG TAAAAGCACTTGAGGGCCTATGGAGGCGTGATCTTGTGGCGCTCAAGGGTTCTTGTCCGAACTGTGGTGAGGAG GTCTTTGCTTTCGTTAAGACCGATAAACCTTTTCAGCGTGGACATAGTGCAGAATGTCATGTGTGTGGGTCTGCATTGGAATTTCGCACCAAGGTGGAG CAATCCACGACGAGATATGGCAATCACTGGGTTTATGGTCGTGTTTATCTGGTACGAAGAACTTAA
- the LOC120265493 gene encoding LOW QUALITY PROTEIN: protein IWS1 homolog 1-like (The sequence of the model RefSeq protein was modified relative to this genomic sequence to represent the inferred CDS: deleted 3 bases in 2 codons) — MGSGYENDPYMDEDGEPLMDPDMGSDREPSPEPDFGVDVDDGEDWRRERSPTPVMDEGKAGKPRKRLVKKSGRERSPDPGAGLADWTDEVEEPSSSKKRKVPDLKEGKGSSLSRRRERPSSSSKGSEWSDSKGSKSGSKGYGGNSEMKEMWDVVAGGDSEDDQEGVRTIDDDAFIDDTGVDPADRYGSDNEGSAGDAPQAEEGEEDEEIKKLFKGGKKKKKNEKSPAELALVVEGFMAELEVAAEEDAELNLNNKPAINKLKKLPLLIEVLSKKTLQQDFIDHGVLTLLKNWLEPLPDGSLPNMNIRTAILKILTDFPIDLEQYDRREQLKKSGLGKVIMFLSKSDEETTANRKLAKELVDKWSRPIFNKSTRFEDMRSYDDERTPYRRPTMKKPMSKSAGLESRDDDLDLGDLSQGRKSGQGASRQHASRPEALPLDFVVRPQSKVDPEEVRARAKQAVPDQRRLKMNKKLQQLKAPKKKQLQASKLSVEGRGMVKYL; from the exons ATGGGTTCCGGCTATGAGAATGACCC GTATATGGATGAGGATGGGGAGCCGCTGATGGATCCTGATATGGGTTCTGATCGGGAACCATCGCCGGAGCCGGATTTCGgtgttgatgttgatgatggGGAAGACTGGCGGCGGGAACGGTCGCCGACGCCAGTGATGGATGAGGGCAAGGCCGGAAAGCCGAGGAAGAGGCTTGTGAAGAAGAGCGGCAGGGAGAGGTCGCCGGATCCTGGGGCCGGACTGGCTGATTGGACGGATGAGGTGGAAGAGCCGTCTTCATCGAAGAAGAGAAAGGTTCCCGATCTGAAGGAGGGGAAAGGGAGCAGCTTGAGTA GGAGAAGAGAAAGGCCTTCGTCGTCATCCAAGGGTTCGGAGTGGTCGGATTCCAAAGGTTCCAAATCGGGATCGAAGGGCTATGGAGGTAACTCGGAGATGAAGGAGATGTGGGACGTCGTAGCTGGTGGAGATTCTGAG GATGATCAAGAAGGTGTAAGAACGATTGATGATGATGCCTTCATTGATGATACTGGCGTAGATCCCGCTGACCGATATGGCAGTGACAATGAAGGTTCTGCTGGAGATGCTCCTCAG GCAGAAGAAGgggaggaagatgaagaaattaaGAAGCTCTTCAAgggagggaagaagaagaagaaaaatgagaaatcTCCTGCTGAACTTGCTCTAGTTGTAGAAGGTTTCATGGCTGAACTTGAAGTTGCTGCAGAGGAAGATGCAGAGCtcaatttgaataataaacCTGCCATTAATAAGCTCAAGAAACTTCCGTTGCTTATAGAAGTTCTTTCCAA GAAAACACTTCAGCAAGATTTTATAGACCATGGAGTGTTAACACTTCTGAAAAACTGGCTTGAACCATTGCCAGATGGGAGTTTGCCAAATATGAATATTCGAACTGCCATCCTAAAAATACTGACAGAT TTTCCCATTGACTTGGAGCAATATGACCGGAGAGAACAGCTG AAAAAGAGTGGTCTTGGGAAG GTCATCATGTTTTTGTCTAAATCTGATGAGGAGACCACAGCCAACAGAAAGCTTGCAAAAGAATTAGTTGATAAATGG AGTAGACCTATATTTAACAAGAGCACCAGATTTGAGGATATGAGAAGTTATGATGATGAGAGAACTCCCTACAGAAGACCCACTATGAAAAA GCCAATGAGTAAATCTGCTGGATTGGAATCTAGAGATGATGATCTTGATCTGGGAGATCTCTCACA GGGGCGAAAATCTGGTCAGGGAGCTTCTAGACAGCATGCTTCTAGGCCAGAAGCATTGCCTTTGGATTTTGTTGTACGGCCTCAGTCAAAAGTTGATCCTGAGGAAGTTAGAGCACGAGCGAAGCAGGCGGTGCCAGACCAGCGTCGGTTGAAG atgaataaaaaattacagcAGCTGAAAGCACCCAAGAAAAAGCAACTTCAGGCATCAAAACTCAGTGTGGAAGGTCGAGGCATGGTTAAGTATCTGTAA